One Dysidea avara chromosome 7, odDysAvar1.4, whole genome shotgun sequence genomic region harbors:
- the LOC136259722 gene encoding uncharacterized protein, with amino-acid sequence MEITRLKNSRPISSVGTTSSGFPTVTPLLGHCQVQQRRGKAPPIDEFTAEDSQTTIDDWILILEYAASWISWTEDESLMQLAGHLRGRALLKWKLLDSKDKAIYHAAIKALRERLDPGNQSIAALDFQHTSQKPSETVSDFIWRLEKVFQTAFGRENLSAETRDMLLYGQLQEGLSYTLMEFPSVSGSQNYRELCVAAKKEERRLAELKKKQQYLKSDRSSSLSDSFNKRSLQNVTTVPRNLEVVQKDPVTITPITIPIKEDILPLGEDQDTESQVSMEAVTTVEVPRELANNITPATEPAQTLGSDMNDEPSLQEPSELECVLKQELVVPVQVLNEKGTFMLEPSDSLDTSLKIVESLIEKGMDLGQVVEVELVVAKDEDLPVVREGSVEEALKPQVNLFGISLQSEKTVEQIKWRQQQMSKILRESNKLLSEEHLPLEDLLVEYHDIEEDERGETDLIEFEIDTSDEAPKKQSVRRTPFASHQEIANQLERMQRSGVITPSKSPWSSPVVLVRKRDGTLRFCVDYRVLNSVTKPARPIPFTKNQRPFRPVGEIQVFYDIRSCIRVLEKSLHDHVVHLRAVFNCLRRADLKLNPKKCKFVCNEVDYLGHLVTPSGLKPNNRNLDAVRHFPTPTNLRQLRQFLGLTSHSRHFVMGYAKIAHPLYLLTKKGAVFQWTADCEVAFESLRSRLLTTPVLAYPDFDKDFTLETDASKQGLGAILSQYQHDKKLHPVACASCSVSTAESNYAITNLETLAVVWAVTHFRYYLYGYNVTVITDHAAVKAILGAPNLTGQHA; translated from the exons ATGGAGATAACCAGGCTGAAGAACAG CAGGCCTATCAGTTCCGTTGGTACAACAAGTAGTGGATTTCCAACTGTTACTCCCCTGCTTGGTCACTGTCAGGTACAACAACGTCGTGGGAAAGCTCCCCCTATAGATGAGTTTACCGCAGAAGACAGTCAGACCACAATTGATGATTGGATACTGATACTGGAGTATGCTGCTAGCTGGATTAGTTGGACAGAGGATGAGTCATTAATGCAGTTAGCTGGTCACCTTAGAGGCCGAGCACTACTAAAATGGAAATTATTGGATTCCAAAGACAAAGCCATTTATCACGCAGCTATAAAAGCGTTGAGGGAACGTCTTGACCCTGGAAATCAGTCAATAGCAGCTTTGGATTTTCAACACACCAGCCAAAAGCCAAGTGAGACCGTATCTGATTTTATATGGCGATTGGAGAAAGTGTTTCAAACAGCATTTGGCCGTGAAAATCTGTCAGCAGAAACTAGAGATATGCTATTGTATGGACAATTACAGGAAGGTCTGTCATACACTTTAATGGAGTTTCCATCAGTATCTGGTTCTCAGAACTATAGAGAATTGTGTGTAGCAGCGAAGAAAGAAGAGAGGAGGTTGGCTGAGTTAAAGAAGAAACAGCAGTATTTGAAGAGTGATagatcatcatcattgtcagaTAGTTTTAATAAAAGATCACTACAAAACGTTACAACAGTACCCAGAAATCTGGAG GTTGTACAGAAAGATCCTGTTACAATAACACCCATCACTATCCCTATTAAGGAGGATATTCTCCCACTTGGGGAAGACCAGGACACAGAGTCCCAAGTCAGTATGGAGGCAGTGACTACTGTGGAAGTCCCAA GAGAGCTGGCTAACAACATCACCCCTGCTACTGAACCAGCACAAACCTTGGGAAGTGACATGAATGATGAGCCTAGTTTACAGGAGCCAAGTGAACTAGAATGTGTTCTCAAGCAAGAATTGG TAGTACCAGTACAAGTTCTGAATGAGAAAGGTACATTTATGTTAGAGCCTTCAGATTCACTGGACACCTCATTGAAGATTGTAGAGTCTCTTATAGAG AAAGGTATGGACTTAGGTCAAGTTGTTGAAGTGGAGTTAGTTGTTGCCAAAGATGAAGACTTACCTGTTGTCCGTGAAGGGTCAGTTGAGGAGGCACTAAAGCCTCAAGTAAACCTGTTTGGTATCAGCCTACAATCTGAGAAAACAGTTGAACAAATTAAGTGGAGACAACAACAGATGAGCAAGATACTGAGGGAGTCAAACAAACTACTGTCAGAAGAGCACTTACCTTTAGAAGATCTATTAGTGGAGTATCATGACATAGAAGAGGATGAGAGAGGGGAAACTGACCTGATTGAATTTGAGATTGACACCAGTGATGAGGCCCCTAAGAAACAGTCGGTGAGAAGAACACCTTTTGCTTCCCACCAAGAGATAGCAAATCAGCTAGAGAGGATGCAGAGAAGTGGAGTTATCACACCATCTAAGAGCCCATGGTCCAGTCCCGTTGTCTTGGTCAGGAAAAGGGATGGAACACTACGATTTTGTGTAGATTACCGTGTTCTTAATTCTGTTACCAAGCCAGCTAGACCTATTCCCTTTACCAAGAATCAACGACCTTTTAGACCAGTTGGGGAAATCCAAGTGTTTTATGACATTAGATCTTGCATCAGGGTATTGGAAA AATCCTTGCATGACCATGTCGTTCACCTGAGAGCTGTGTTTAATTGTTTACGGAGAGCAGACTTGAAACTCAACCCAAAGAAATGCAAATTTGTTTGCAATGAAGTAGATTACTTGGGTCATCTGGTGACACCATCTGGATTGAAGCCAAATAACCGGAATTTGGATGCTGTAAGGCATTTCCCCACTCCCACTAACTTGAGGCAGTTGAGACAGTTCCTTGGGCTAACGTCTCATTCTCGTCATTTTGTGATGGGTTATGCCAAGATTGCTCACCCATTGTATTTACTCACTAAGAAGGGAGCAGTTTTCCAATGGACAGCTGATTGTGAAGTAGCCTTTGAAAGTTTAAGGAGCAGGTTGTTAACAACACCCGTGCTTGCCTATCCAGATTTTGATAAGGATTTCACGCTGGAAACTGATGCTAGCAAACAAGGCTTGGGAGCCATACTGTCACAGTACCAACATGATAAGAAGTTACATCCAGTAGCATGTGCTAGCTGTTCTGTGTCCACAGCTGAGTCCAACTATGCCATCACAAACCTAGAAACATTAGCAGTAGTTTGGGCTGTTACTCATTTTAGATATTACCTTTATGGTTATAATGTGACTGTTATAACAGATCATGCAGCTGTAAAGGCCATTCTAGGAGCACCTAATCTCACTGGGCAACATGCTTGA